A stretch of the Calypte anna isolate BGI_N300 chromosome 5, bCalAnn1_v1.p, whole genome shotgun sequence genome encodes the following:
- the LOC103532531 gene encoding olfactory receptor 1509, producing the protein MGAPAEAMALGNSSQVTEFILLGLSDKRELQVLYFTFFFLAYAMVLLGNLLIIVTVRSDPKLSSPMYFLLCHLSFIDICCTSITSPRLLVDLLFQRKSIAFEACVAQLFFLHFAGASEMFLLTVMAYDRYAAICKPLHYTALMNRQVCWVLVSACWAGGFLHSIVQTLLTIQLPFCGPNKIDNFFCDVTPVIRLACTDVYVTEWLMASNSGFISLLCFLVLVTSYTFILVTIRVRFTEGHWKALSTCGSHVLVVTLFFVPCIFIYLWPFSPSPSDKHICVIYTVICPVMNPLIYTLRNNEVKASMWKLWKSCRVS; encoded by the coding sequence ATGGGAGCCCCAGCTGAAGCAATGGCACTGGGAAACTCCTCCCAGGTGACTGAATTCATCCTCCTTGGGCTTTCTGATAAAAGGGAGCTACAAGTCCTCTACTTCACCTTCTTCTTCCTGGCCTATGCCATGGTTTTGCTGGGAAACCTCCTCATCATTGTGACAGTCAGGAGTGACCCCAAGCTGTCCTCACCCATGTACTTCCTCCTCTGCCATTTGTCCTTCATAGATATCTGCTGCACCTCTATCacctctcccaggctgctggtggACCTCCTCTTTCAGAGGAAGAGCATTGCCTTTGAAGCCTGTGTggctcagctttttttcctccactttgCTGGGGCCTCAGAGATGTTCCTCCTGACGGTGATGGCGTACGACCGCTACGctgccatctgcaaacccctgcactacaCAGCCCTTATGAACAGGCAAGTGTGCTGGGTCCTGGTGTCTGCCTGCTGGGCAGGGGGCTTCCTCCACTCCATTGTCCAGACCCTGCTCACAATCCAGCTCCCTTTCTGTGGCCCTAACAAGATTGACAACTTCTTCTGTGACGTGACCCCTGTCATTCGTCTCGCCTGCACGGACGTCTACGTCACCGAGTGGCTCATGGCTTCCAACAGTGGCTTCATCTCCCTGCTTTGCTTCCTGGTGCTGGTCACATCCTACACCTTCATCCTGGTCACAATCAGGGTCCGTTTCACTGAGGGGCACTGGAAGGCCCTCTCCACCTGTGGCTCACACGTGCTGGTTGTCACCCTCTTCTTTGTCCCCTGCATCTTCATCTACCTCTGgcccttttctccctccccctctgaCAAGCACATCTGTGTGATCTACACTGTGATCTGCCCAGTGatgaaccccctcatctacacCCTGAGGAATAACGAGGTCAAGGCATCCATGTGGAAGTTGTGGAAGAGCTGCAGAGTCTCCTGA
- the LOC103532547 gene encoding olfactory receptor 2G3 isoform X1, translated as MRRANQSVVTEFIFQGLSSQPRTQTVLFVVFLAFYLLTLVGNTVVILVIRADRQLKSPMYFFLANLSFLDICYISCNVPQMLVNLLSEKKTISFSGCAVQMYFSLAFGMTECFLLGVMAYDRYVAICHPLHYTTVVSRQLCIHMVLASWASSLLSSMVINSLTLQLPFCGPATLNHYFCEVPAVLALACADTAVMEMVVFIFSILIVFIPFLFITTSYVRILSAILKIHSARLQAKTFSTCGSHLMVVTIFYGTAICMYMNPRARAPQDGDKVVAVFYTIVAPMLNPFIYSLRNKDMEHALRRALKRPKSLFL; from the coding sequence ATGAGAAGAGCAAACCAGAGCGTGGTGACAGAATTCATCTTTCAAGGCCTTTCCTCCCAGCCAAGAACACAGACtgttctttttgttgtgttCCTGGCTTTTTATCTGTTGACACTTGTTGGGAACACCGTGGTCATTCTGGTGATCAGAGCTGACAGGCAGCTCAAGtcccccatgtacttcttccttGCCAACCTCTCCTTCTTAGATATCTGCTACATCTCCTGCAACGTCCCCCAGATGCTGGTGAACCTCTTGAGCGAGAAGAAGACCATCTCCTTCTCTGGGTGTGCTGTTCAGATGTATTTCTCTCTGGCTTTTGGCATGACAGAGTGTTTTCTGCTCGGGGTCATGGCCTATGACAGGTACGTGGCAATCTGTCACCCCTTGCACTACACCACTGTGGTGAGCAGGCAGCTTTGCATTCACATGGTCCTGGCTTCCTGGGCCAGCAGCCTCCTCAGCTCCATGGTCATCAACAGCCTCACCTTGCAGCTGCCCTTCTGTGGTCCTGCCACACTCAACCATTATTTCTGTGAAGTGCCAGCAGTGTTGGCCTTGGCCTGTGCTGACACAGCCGTCATGGAGATGGTTGTCTTCATCTTCAGCATCCTCATTGTCTTCATCCCCTTCCTCTTCATCACCACCTCCTACGTCCGTATCCTTTCTGCCATCCTGAAGATTCACTCTGCTCGTTTACAAGCCAAGACTTTCTCCACCTGTGGCTCCCACCTGATGGTGGTGACCATTTTCTATGGGACAGCCATCTGCATGTACATGAACCCCAGGGCAAGGGCTCCACAGGATGGGGACAAAGTGGTTGCAGTGTTTTACACCATCGTAGCCCCGATGCTGAACCCCTTCATCTACAGCCTCAGGAACAAGGACATGGAGCACGCCCTGAGAAGGGCACTGAAGAGACCCAAATCCCTCTTTCTTTAG
- the LOC103532547 gene encoding olfactory receptor 1030 isoform X2, translating into MRRANQSVVTEFIFQGLSSQPRTQTVLFVVFLAFYLLTLVGNTVVILVIRADRQLKSPMYFFLANLSFLDICYISCNVPQMLVNLLSEKKTISFSGCAVQMYFSLAFGMTECFLLGVMAYDSILIVFIPFLFITTSYVRILSAILKIHSARLQAKTFSTCGSHLMVVTIFYGTAICMYMNPRARAPQDGDKVVAVFYTIVAPMLNPFIYSLRNKDMEHALRRALKRPKSLFL; encoded by the exons ATGAGAAGAGCAAACCAGAGCGTGGTGACAGAATTCATCTTTCAAGGCCTTTCCTCCCAGCCAAGAACACAGACtgttctttttgttgtgttCCTGGCTTTTTATCTGTTGACACTTGTTGGGAACACCGTGGTCATTCTGGTGATCAGAGCTGACAGGCAGCTCAAGtcccccatgtacttcttccttGCCAACCTCTCCTTCTTAGATATCTGCTACATCTCCTGCAACGTCCCCCAGATGCTGGTGAACCTCTTGAGCGAGAAGAAGACCATCTCCTTCTCTGGGTGTGCTGTTCAGATGTATTTCTCTCTGGCTTTTGGCATGACAGAGTGTTTTCTGCTCGGGGTCATGGCCTATGACAG CATCCTCATTGTCTTCATCCCCTTCCTCTTCATCACCACCTCCTACGTCCGTATCCTTTCTGCCATCCTGAAGATTCACTCTGCTCGTTTACAAGCCAAGACTTTCTCCACCTGTGGCTCCCACCTGATGGTGGTGACCATTTTCTATGGGACAGCCATCTGCATGTACATGAACCCCAGGGCAAGGGCTCCACAGGATGGGGACAAAGTGGTTGCAGTGTTTTACACCATCGTAGCCCCGATGCTGAACCCCTTCATCTACAGCCTCAGGAACAAGGACATGGAGCACGCCCTGAGAAGGGCACTGAAGAGACCCAAATCCCTCTTTCTTTAG
- the LOC103532530 gene encoding ferritin heavy chain codes for MAAPPSQVRQNYHQDCEAAINRQINLELYASYVYLSMSYYFDRDDVALKNFAKYFRHQSHEEREHAEKLMKLQNQRGGRIFLQDIKKPDRDDWENGLTAMECALHLEKNVNQSLLELHKLATEKNDPHLCDFIETHYLDEQVKSIKQLGDHVTNLRKMGAPKYGMAEYLFDKHTLGDSDNDS; via the exons ATGGCAGCTCCCCCTTCACAGGTGCGCCAGAACTACCACCAGGACTGCGAGGCCGCCATCAACCGGCAGATCAACCTGGAGCTGTACGCTTCCTACGTGTACCTCAGCATG tcctACTATTTTGACCGGGATGATGTGGCTCTGAAAAACTTTGCCAAGTACTTCAGGCATCAGTCCCACGAGGAACGTGAGCATGCTGAGAAACTGATGAAGCTACAAAATCAGAGGGGTGGACGCATCTTCTTGCAGGACATCAAG aaACCAGATCGGGATGACTGGGAGAATGGTCTGACTGCAATGGAGTGTGCCCTCCACCTGGAGAAGAACGTGAACCAGTCACTGTTGGAGCTGCACAAACTGGCAACTGAGAAGAACGACCCACAT TTGTGTGACTTCATTGAGACTCACTACCTGGATGAGCAGGTGAAGTCCATCAAACAGCTGGGTGACCATGTGACCAACCTGCGGAAGATGGGGGCACCAAAATATGGCATGGCAGAGTACCTCTTTGACAAGCACACCCTTGGGGACAGTGACAATGACAGCTGA
- the LOC103537620 gene encoding olfactory receptor 1052, which produces MADENCTHVTHFTFLGLTEHPQQKLLLFVLFLGIYVLTVLGNLGLITLIRLSPQLHTPMYFFLGCLSFLDICYSSTITPKMLLDLPTTNKVISFPGCLTQLYFFAVFGTAEVYLLAAMAYDRYVAISKPLLYKAAMSPGLCWSLVAGSYLAGLLNASVHTSALLRLSFCGPLVINHFYCDVTPLLAVTSTDPRLNKGLVFVFVGFNLLATNLFILTSYTCLVVAVGRMGSAAGRHKAFSTCTSHLAAVVIFYVSAAFNYLQPTSPNSLEGKKIASIFYTILIPMLNPMIYSLRNKEVKHALSTLIRRQVCF; this is translated from the coding sequence ATGGCTGATGAGAACTGCACCCACGTGACTCATTTCACCTTCTTGGGACTCACAGAGCACCCACAGCAGAAGCTTCTCCTCTTTgtgctcttcctgggcatctatGTGCTGACAGTCCTGGGGAACCTCggcctcatcaccctcatcaGGCTCAGCCCTCAgctccacacccccatgtactttTTCCTGGGTTGTTTGTCCTTCTTAGACATTTGCTACTCCTCCACCATCACCCCAAAAATGCTGCTGGACCtcccaacaacaaacaaagtcatttcttttcctggctgCCTCACACAGTTGtatttctttgcagtttttgGCACAGCTGAAGTTTACCTACTGGCTGCCATGGCCTacgaccgctacgtggccatctcCAAGCCCCTGCTCTACAAGGCTGCCATgtcccctgggctctgctggagccTTGTTGCTGGGTCCTACCTTGCAGGGTTGCTGAATGCCAGTGTGCACACAAGTGCCCTGCTCAGGTTGTCCTTCTGTGGCCCCTTGGTCATCAACCATTTCTACTGTGACGTGACACCTCTGCTTGCCGTCACCTCCACCGACCCGCGCCTCAACAAGGGTTTGGTGTTTGTCTTTGTGGGTTTCAACTTGCTGGCCACCAACCTCTTCATCCTCACCTCCTACACctgcctggtggtggctgtgggcaggatgggctcagctgcaggcaggcaCAAAGCCTTCTCCACCTGCACCTCCCACCTGGCAGCTGTCGTTATCTTCTACgtgtctgctgcttttaattacCTCCAACCCACGTCACCAAACTCACTGGAGGGCAAGAAAATTGCATCCATCTTCTACACCATTCTCATCCCCATGCTGAACCCCATGATTTACAGCCTGAGAAACAAGGAGGTGAAGCACGCCCTCAGCACTTTGATCAGGAGGCAAGTGTGCTTCTGA
- the LOC103532548 gene encoding olfactory receptor 1019, protein MNDKTQSGNLSTVSEFVLVGLSDAPEVCFLLFVLFLLIYLTTLAGNITILVAISTDTHLHNPMYFFLGNLSLLDILCPTVTVPKMLEALLLENRVISFTGCMFQLFFLIDVVGTEIFLLALMAYDRYVAICHPLHYMNIMSMKLCAHLAIGTWVVGFLNSLLHTSMIFTLPFCESNAIEQYYCDIPPVLALSCSPTYSREMVILLVAGLLGSSAFVVTLISYTYILLAVLHMKSPESRHKAFSTCGSHLAAVCLFYGTTIGTYALPSSTYSPAQGRIVSMLYGILTPLLNPLIYSLRNKEVKNALTRLIGQEGHSRDS, encoded by the exons ATGAATGATAAGACACAGAGTGGCAACTTATCAACAGTGTCTGAATTTGTTCTTGTAGGCCTCTCTGATGCTCCAgaagtctgttttcttctctttgtgctCTTCTTGCTCATTTATTTAACCACCTTGGCAGGCAACATCACAATCCTTGTTGCCATTAGCACAGACACTCATCTGCACAaccccatgtacttcttccttGGCAACTTATCCTTACTGGACATCTTATGTCCCACTGTCACCGTGCCTAAGATGCTGGAGGCCTTGTTGCTGGAGAACAGGGTGATTTCATTCACTGGCTGCATGTTCCAGTTGTTTTTCCTCATTGATGTTGTAGgcacagagatttttctcctggCTCTCATGGCCTACGACCGATACGTTGCAATATGTCACCCACTGCACTACATGAATATCATGAGCATGAAACTCTGTGCTCACCTTGCCATTGGCACCTGGGTGGTAGGATTCTTAAATTCCCTGTTGCACACCTCTATGATTTTTACACTCCCTTTTTGTGAGTCTAATGCAATTGAGCAGTATTACTGTGATATTCCCCCTGTGCTGGCCCTCTCCTGCTCACCCACTTACAGCAGGGAGATGGTGATTCTTCTTGTTGCTGGGCTTCTGGGGAGCAGTGCTTTTGTGGTCACTCTGATCTCCTACACCTACATcctcctggctgtcctgcacatGAAGTCTCCTGAGAGCAGGCACAAAGCTTTCTCCACTTGTGGGTCTCACTTGGCAGCAGTGTGCCTTTTCTATGGCACTACCATTGGCACATATGCACTGCCTTCCTCCACCTACTCCCCTGCTCAGGGTAGGATAGTTTCCATGCTCTATGGAATCCTCACTCCCTTGTTGAACCCCTTAATCTACAGTCTGAGGAACAAGGAAGTTAAAAATGCCCTAA CAAGACTCATTGGCCAGGAAggacacagcagggacagctga